GTGCCCTGGACTTCGCCTTTGCGGCTCTCCCGCAGGAGCCTGCTCGCCGGTGCCGCCGGCGTGGCCGGCGCCGCGCTGCTCACCGGGTGCTCCGACGGGGACGGCTCGCCGGACACCGCCGTCGGGGTTCCACTCGAACGGCGGATGCGCGAGACAGCCGTTCGGGACAGCGAACGGCTGCTGGAACGTTACGACGCCACCGCCGCCGCCCATCCGGCCCTGGCCGCGCGCCTCGCGCCGCTGCGGGCCTCGGTCGCCGCGCACACCGGGGCACTGGCCTCCGCGGACTCCGCGACCCGCAAGCCCTCGGGCTCCGCCTCGCCCTCCTCCGCCGCCTCCGGCGCCGCCTCGTCCGCGCCGGCCGGCGCCCCCGCGGTGAGCGGCGAGCCCGTGCCGCCGAAGCCGGAGGAGGCCCTGACCGCCCTCGCGGACGCCGAGCGGAGCCTGTCCGAGGCCCGGACCATCGCCCTGGCCGGGGCGCCCGGGGAGCTGGCCCGGCTGCTGGCCTCGGTGGCCGCGTGCGGCGCCGTACACGCCTACCTGCTGACCTCGCCCCAGGGAGCCAAGCCGTGAAGCCCGAACCCTCTCCCGCGAACCGCGCCCTCGAAGCCGCGCAGTCGGCGCTCGCCGCCGAGCACGCGGCCGCGTACGGGTACGGGGTGATCGGCGCGCGAGCCGCTTCCGCGCGCTCCGCCGAGGCCCGCGAGGCGCACGGCGGCCACCTGTCCCGCCGGGACGCGCTCGCCCGGACGGTGCGCGAGATGGGCGGTTCGCCGCGGCCCGCGGAGGCGGCGTACGCCCTGCCCTTCGAGGTGCGCACCCCGGCCGATGCCGAGCGGCTGGCCGCCGAGATCGAGGACCGGGTGGCGGGTGCTTACTCCGACCTGGTGCGGGCGGCGGACGGCCGGTTGCGCCGCGAGGCGGCCGACGCGCTGAGCGCCGCGGCCGTGCG
The Streptomyces sp. NBC_01296 DNA segment above includes these coding regions:
- a CDS encoding ferritin-like domain-containing protein, which produces MKPEPSPANRALEAAQSALAAEHAAAYGYGVIGARAASARSAEAREAHGGHLSRRDALARTVREMGGSPRPAEAAYALPFEVRTPADAERLAAEIEDRVAGAYSDLVRAADGRLRREAADALSAAAVRAARWRGVGVAFPGLTERGERARTS